Proteins encoded by one window of Sediminicoccus rosea:
- a CDS encoding class I SAM-dependent methyltransferase, whose protein sequence is MSGEVHGLAEFYRAPLGQVAARLLRGRLFAFWPELKGLDLLGLGWAEPYMGLWPSEVGRRIAFAPEGLGPLPGAAQVQDRQLPLPDRCLDRIILVHALEASEGAHPLLRECWRVLRDDGRLLVIVPNRLGSWSLFDHTPFGQGRPYSRGQLEGLLRRHLFAVTRRDSALFVPPLPWSFALRGARLWDRIGRNTLPRLGGVTLIEAEKDLFAAMPAGAPAIGRRVVAELPAGYARRASSAGDE, encoded by the coding sequence ATGAGCGGTGAGGTCCACGGTCTGGCGGAGTTCTATCGCGCGCCGCTCGGGCAGGTCGCGGCGCGGCTGCTGCGCGGGCGGCTCTTCGCCTTCTGGCCCGAGCTGAAGGGGCTGGATCTGCTGGGCCTGGGCTGGGCCGAGCCTTACATGGGGCTTTGGCCCTCCGAGGTTGGCCGCCGCATCGCCTTCGCGCCCGAGGGGCTGGGCCCCCTGCCGGGCGCGGCGCAGGTGCAGGACCGGCAGCTGCCGCTGCCCGACCGCTGCCTGGACCGCATCATCCTGGTGCATGCGCTGGAGGCGAGCGAGGGCGCGCATCCGCTGCTGCGCGAATGCTGGCGCGTGCTGCGCGATGACGGCCGGCTGCTGGTGATCGTCCCCAACCGCCTGGGCAGCTGGTCGCTCTTCGACCACACGCCCTTCGGCCAGGGGCGCCCCTATTCGCGCGGTCAGCTGGAAGGGCTGCTGCGCCGCCACCTGTTCGCGGTGACGCGGCGCGATTCGGCGCTCTTCGTGCCGCCGCTCCCCTGGTCCTTCGCGCTGCGCGGGGCACGGCTCTGGGACCGGATCGGCCGCAACACCCTGCCGCGGCTGGGGGGCGTGACCCTGATCGAAGCGGAGAAGGACCTCTTCGCCGCCATGCCCGCGGGCGCGCCGGCCATCGGCCGGCGCGTGGTGGCGGAGCTGCCCGCCGGCTATGCCCGCCGAGCCTCATCCGCCGGGGACGAGTGA
- a CDS encoding LysR family transcriptional regulator gives MTELSQLDLNLLRVFDAVARERHVTRAAQRLNLSQPAVSNALARLRAALGDELFLRRPGGVEPTALAAALASPVAEALDRLADALAVQAPFEPATARRVFTVAFSEYAEAALAPRVLERMAREAPDCLLAIRHADRTNAEALLERGEAQLAIAVLPEPGALYTRLRLLPEAFLTLMRHDHPLAGGELTLERFISVPHLLHSPNGSRDGALDAILATRGLSRRLGAVVAHLSAVPEILGRTEMIMTLSARLAAQMATGGQLVTRMPPLDVRHTRLSMIFHRRFEGDPGHAWLRRLLLAEAREV, from the coding sequence ATGACCGAACTCTCGCAGCTCGACCTCAACTTGCTGCGCGTCTTCGACGCGGTGGCGCGGGAGCGGCATGTGACGCGCGCGGCGCAACGGCTGAACCTCTCGCAGCCCGCCGTCTCCAACGCGCTGGCGCGGCTGCGCGCGGCGCTGGGCGATGAGCTGTTCCTGCGCCGGCCGGGCGGGGTGGAACCCACCGCGCTCGCCGCGGCGCTGGCCAGCCCGGTGGCCGAGGCACTGGACCGCCTGGCCGATGCGCTGGCCGTGCAGGCACCTTTCGAGCCCGCGACGGCGCGACGCGTCTTCACCGTCGCCTTCTCGGAATACGCCGAGGCCGCGCTCGCTCCGCGTGTGCTGGAACGCATGGCGCGCGAGGCGCCGGACTGCCTGCTCGCCATCCGCCACGCCGACCGCACCAATGCCGAGGCGCTGCTGGAACGCGGCGAGGCGCAGCTTGCCATCGCCGTGCTGCCGGAGCCCGGCGCGCTCTACACGCGGCTGCGCCTGCTGCCCGAGGCCTTCCTCACGCTGATGCGCCACGACCATCCGCTGGCCGGGGGCGAATTGACGCTGGAGCGCTTCATCTCGGTGCCGCACCTGCTCCATTCGCCCAATGGCTCGCGCGATGGCGCGCTGGACGCGATTCTCGCCACGCGCGGCCTTTCGCGGCGGCTCGGCGCCGTCGTCGCGCATCTCTCGGCCGTGCCGGAGATCCTCGGCCGCACGGAGATGATCATGACGCTCTCAGCGCGCCTCGCCGCGCAGATGGCGACGGGCGGGCAGCTCGTCACGCGTATGCCGCCGCTGGATGTGCGGCATACGCGGCTCTCCATGATCTTCCACCGCCGCTTCGAGGGCGACCCCGGCCATGCCTGGCTGAGGCGTCTGCTGCTGGCGGAAGCGCGGGAGGTCTAG
- a CDS encoding DoxX family protein translates to MPSTQVTTPYAALLLRLSLGAIMLAHGAWLKLGVFGLAGTMGFFGSIGFPPILGAIVAFGETAAGIALITGVLVRPAALLSLPILIGATAMHAGNGWLFSAPQGGWEFPAFLTAAMLVQAGLGAGAHALDVSRLLGRAPATRTA, encoded by the coding sequence ATGCCGTCCACCCAGGTCACCACCCCCTATGCCGCCCTGCTGCTGCGGCTCTCCCTTGGCGCGATCATGCTGGCGCATGGCGCCTGGCTGAAGCTCGGCGTCTTCGGCCTGGCCGGCACGATGGGCTTCTTCGGCTCGATCGGCTTCCCGCCCATCCTCGGCGCCATCGTCGCCTTCGGCGAGACGGCGGCGGGCATCGCGCTCATCACCGGCGTGCTGGTGCGCCCGGCGGCGCTGCTGAGCCTGCCCATCCTGATCGGCGCCACCGCGATGCATGCGGGCAATGGCTGGCTCTTCTCGGCGCCGCAGGGCGGCTGGGAATTCCCGGCCTTCCTGACGGCGGCGATGCTGGTGCAGGCGGGCCTCGGCGCCGGCGCCCATGCGCTGGACGTCTCCCGCCTGCTGGGCCGGGCGCCGGCCACCCGCACCGCCTGA
- a CDS encoding glutathione S-transferase N-terminal domain-containing protein produces MKLHYSAASPFVRKVVATAMHHGIALERVATNPHASPADLLADNPLSKVPALVTDQGLTLPDSPLICEYLDSIGGATKLYPTGEARWPALRLAALADGILTAAVLRRGQSLMPAEEARAATIARQKVAVFRTLDLLEAEGVPATLHIGTLTLVCALGYLDFRFGEEDWRPGRPRLLAFYDAQMANPIFAQTVPAG; encoded by the coding sequence ATGAAACTCCATTACTCCGCCGCCAGCCCCTTCGTCCGCAAGGTGGTGGCCACCGCGATGCATCACGGCATCGCGCTCGAGCGGGTCGCGACCAACCCGCACGCGAGCCCAGCCGATCTGCTGGCCGACAACCCGCTCTCCAAGGTGCCCGCCCTGGTGACGGATCAGGGCCTGACGCTGCCCGACAGCCCGCTCATCTGCGAATATCTCGACAGCATCGGTGGCGCGACGAAGCTCTACCCGACGGGCGAGGCGCGCTGGCCGGCGCTGCGCCTGGCCGCACTGGCCGATGGCATCCTGACCGCCGCCGTGCTGCGCCGCGGCCAGTCGCTGATGCCGGCCGAGGAAGCGCGCGCCGCCACCATCGCGCGGCAGAAGGTGGCGGTGTTCCGCACGCTCGACCTGCTGGAGGCGGAGGGCGTGCCGGCCACGCTGCACATTGGCACGCTCACGCTGGTCTGCGCGCTGGGCTATCTCGATTTCCGCTTCGGCGAAGAGGATTGGCGCCCCGGCCGGCCCCGCCTGCTGGCCTTCTATGACGCGCAGATGGCGAACCCGATCTTCGCCCAGACGGTGCCCGCAGGGTGA
- a CDS encoding RiPP maturation radical SAM C-methyltransferase has protein sequence MDAVPPAWPPVRPYAREDRPEPEILLVSMPWTNVIEPGLGLALLKAILARRGVQTRVLHLNLFALEFLKASTYDGISVVYALNDFLFSHGLDPVVTDAQRRHLRVKAEDLAFAGALDPERVGSVDAVIERLLHLRAEVIPRWLERWADELAASPARLIGFTCMFDQTIASLALAKLVKQRAPEKLVALGGYAVRDPTGSMVMQSHPWVDAICTGEGETTILDLAEAARGARPLHAVRGILHRGADGAIIATPAAPKADLDANPVPDYSDFFADTARLSAECQVDLTPASIPVENSRGCWWGAKHHCVFCGIDKPDLVYRHRAAETVLEGLRTLRARHGMSSFRFSDYILPHGFYKTLLPMLAAEQPKFTLSCEMKSNVTEEHFRLLADAGFHEVQPGIESFSSEVLRRIDKGVTAIQNVFTLKLGRKYGIRILYNILYGFPDDTLPEYRRMETLLPKLAHFDPPVSCVPVQVTRYAPLQATPERFGIPPAAHGPTYELIFSRDYVERTGFRYEDFCYYFERGWENSLHLQQSYGRIHDTVKAWGIPQNDLFASLHILQTLPDGGALVLDSRGGIRREHALDALALAVLEVTDRPVSEAALLEGLGGAHPAPAIAAALAWLEAEDLVIREDDRLLSLVLPCAPVSEGSYRTGVTLPEAVPA, from the coding sequence ATGGATGCGGTGCCCCCCGCCTGGCCGCCCGTGCGGCCCTACGCCCGGGAGGATCGTCCGGAGCCGGAGATCCTCCTGGTCAGCATGCCCTGGACCAATGTGATCGAGCCCGGCCTCGGCCTCGCCCTGCTCAAGGCGATCCTGGCCAGGCGCGGGGTGCAGACGCGGGTGCTGCACCTCAACCTCTTCGCGCTCGAATTCCTGAAGGCGAGCACCTATGACGGCATCAGCGTCGTCTATGCGCTGAACGACTTCCTGTTCAGCCATGGGCTCGACCCCGTGGTGACCGACGCGCAGCGCCGGCACCTGCGCGTGAAGGCGGAGGACCTGGCCTTCGCCGGCGCGCTGGATCCAGAGCGCGTGGGCTCGGTCGATGCGGTGATCGAACGCCTGCTGCACCTGCGGGCCGAGGTCATTCCCCGCTGGCTGGAACGCTGGGCGGATGAGCTTGCGGCCTCACCCGCGCGGCTCATCGGCTTCACCTGCATGTTCGACCAGACGATCGCCTCGCTGGCGCTCGCGAAGCTGGTGAAGCAACGCGCGCCGGAGAAGCTTGTGGCGCTCGGCGGCTATGCCGTGCGGGACCCGACCGGCAGCATGGTGATGCAAAGCCATCCCTGGGTGGACGCCATCTGCACGGGCGAGGGCGAGACGACCATCCTCGACCTCGCCGAAGCCGCACGCGGCGCGCGGCCGCTCCATGCGGTGCGCGGCATCCTGCATCGCGGGGCCGATGGCGCCATCATCGCCACGCCGGCGGCGCCCAAGGCCGATCTCGATGCCAATCCGGTGCCGGACTACAGCGACTTCTTCGCCGACACGGCGCGACTTTCCGCCGAGTGCCAGGTGGACCTCACCCCTGCCTCCATCCCGGTCGAGAATTCGCGCGGCTGCTGGTGGGGGGCGAAGCATCACTGCGTCTTCTGCGGCATCGACAAGCCCGACCTCGTCTACCGCCACCGCGCGGCGGAGACGGTGCTGGAAGGGCTGCGCACATTGCGCGCGCGGCATGGCATGTCGAGCTTCCGCTTCTCGGACTACATCCTGCCGCACGGCTTCTACAAGACGCTGCTGCCCATGCTGGCGGCGGAGCAGCCGAAATTCACCCTGAGCTGCGAGATGAAATCCAATGTGACGGAGGAGCATTTCCGCCTGCTCGCCGATGCCGGCTTCCACGAGGTGCAGCCCGGCATCGAGAGCTTCAGCAGCGAGGTGCTGCGGCGGATCGACAAGGGCGTCACCGCCATCCAGAACGTCTTCACGCTCAAGCTCGGCCGCAAATACGGCATCCGGATCCTCTACAACATCCTCTACGGCTTCCCGGACGACACGCTGCCCGAGTACCGGCGGATGGAGACGCTGCTGCCCAAGCTCGCGCATTTCGACCCGCCGGTCTCCTGCGTGCCGGTGCAGGTGACGCGCTACGCGCCGCTGCAGGCGACGCCGGAGCGCTTCGGCATTCCGCCCGCGGCCCATGGGCCGACCTATGAGCTGATCTTCTCGCGCGACTATGTCGAGCGCACCGGCTTTCGCTACGAGGATTTCTGCTACTATTTCGAACGCGGCTGGGAAAACTCGCTGCACCTGCAGCAGAGCTACGGCCGCATCCATGACACGGTGAAGGCCTGGGGCATCCCGCAGAACGACCTCTTCGCCAGCCTGCACATCCTGCAAACGCTCCCGGATGGCGGCGCGCTGGTGCTCGACAGCCGCGGCGGCATCCGGCGGGAGCATGCGCTCGACGCCCTCGCCCTGGCGGTGCTGGAGGTGACGGACCGCCCGGTGAGCGAGGCCGCGTTGCTGGAGGGCCTGGGTGGCGCGCACCCGGCACCCGCCATCGCCGCCGCGCTGGCCTGGCTCGAAGCGGAGGATCTCGTGATCCGCGAGGATGACCGCCTGCTCTCGCTGGTCCTGCCCTGTGCCCCGGTGAGCGAGGGCAGCTATCGCACCGGCGTGACTCTGCCCGAGGCGGTTCCCGCCTGA
- a CDS encoding SAM-dependent methyltransferase: MSTSLAWDERYTGGEFQFGTAPNEYLRAQAWRFRPGMATLAVGDGEGRNGVWLAKLGLAVTSLDWSAVAVEKAQDFAAKRGVELDARQADVARWDWPEAQYDLIAWIYLHLPPEDRAIATAGCLRALKPGGLLVLECFSPAQEGRRSGGPKILSLLWDRAIVEREFAGLEVLELTEGAVRLDEGPRHQGLAEVVRCVLRKP; the protein is encoded by the coding sequence ATGAGCACATCCCTGGCATGGGACGAGCGCTACACCGGCGGCGAATTCCAGTTCGGCACCGCGCCCAACGAGTATCTGCGCGCGCAGGCCTGGCGCTTCCGGCCCGGCATGGCGACGCTGGCGGTGGGCGATGGCGAGGGACGCAACGGCGTCTGGCTTGCCAAGCTGGGGCTGGCCGTCACCAGCCTCGACTGGTCCGCCGTGGCGGTCGAGAAGGCGCAGGATTTCGCGGCGAAGCGCGGCGTCGAACTCGATGCGCGGCAGGCCGATGTGGCGCGCTGGGACTGGCCCGAGGCGCAATACGACCTGATCGCCTGGATCTACCTGCATTTGCCGCCCGAGGATCGCGCCATTGCGACCGCGGGCTGCCTGCGCGCGCTGAAGCCGGGCGGGCTGCTGGTGCTCGAATGCTTCTCGCCGGCGCAGGAGGGGCGGCGTTCGGGCGGGCCGAAGATACTCAGCCTGCTCTGGGATCGCGCCATCGTCGAACGCGAATTCGCCGGCCTCGAAGTGCTGGAACTGACCGAGGGCGCAGTGCGGCTGGATGAGGGACCGCGCCACCAGGGCCTCGCCGAGGTCGTGCGCTGCGTGCTGCGCAAACCATGA
- a CDS encoding cupin domain-containing protein: MRLTDPALDPRALIEKLGLLPHPEGGHYREIFRHAPEDGARGHSTAIYYLLGPGDRSHWHRVDADEGWHWYGGGGLALRLFDGSGVRTVHLGPDLAAGQRPFAMVPRGMWQAAAPLDGWVLCGCTVAPAFTFEGFELAPPGWEPHP, translated from the coding sequence GTGAGGTTGACCGACCCCGCGCTCGACCCGCGCGCGCTGATCGAAAAGCTCGGGCTGCTGCCGCATCCCGAGGGCGGGCATTACCGCGAGATCTTCCGCCACGCGCCGGAGGATGGCGCGCGCGGGCACAGCACGGCGATCTACTACCTGCTGGGCCCGGGTGACCGCAGCCATTGGCACCGCGTGGATGCCGATGAGGGCTGGCACTGGTATGGCGGCGGCGGCCTCGCGCTGCGACTTTTCGATGGGTCCGGCGTGCGGACGGTCCATCTCGGCCCCGACCTCGCCGCCGGGCAGCGTCCCTTCGCCATGGTGCCGCGCGGGATGTGGCAGGCCGCCGCACCACTCGATGGCTGGGTGCTCTGCGGCTGCACCGTGGCACCCGCCTTCACCTTCGAGGGGTTCGAACTGGCCCCGCCCGGCTGGGAGCCGCATCCATGA
- a CDS encoding Bug family tripartite tricarboxylate transporter substrate binding protein codes for MIPRRALLATPVLATPALAQAFPTRPIRLVVGFPPGGGSDLVARPIAQRMSESLGQPVLVENRGGANGNLGLDVVAKSAPDGYTFGHVNNAVIAVNPLLYRNLPFDSARDFAPIALATVGGLFFMVPAELNVRTLPEFVALARSRPGQLNFGSAGQGSITQLAFELFAAQSGTQIEVVHYRGSAPALQDMLGGRVQFMIDGINLAKPQVDSGRVRAIAFLGGTERHPLLPDVPTAAEQGMPNLVVRGWQGFVGRAGTPEPILEALQNAIRDAVNDPGVQNIFNGQGIIPRYQDRATMARLIREETATWQPIIQRLGLRLD; via the coding sequence ATGATCCCGCGCCGCGCCCTGCTCGCCACCCCCGTCCTGGCCACGCCCGCCCTCGCCCAGGCCTTCCCCACGCGGCCCATCCGCCTCGTCGTCGGCTTCCCGCCGGGCGGCGGCTCGGACCTCGTGGCACGCCCCATCGCGCAGCGCATGAGCGAGAGCCTGGGCCAGCCCGTGCTGGTGGAGAACCGGGGCGGCGCCAATGGCAATCTCGGCCTCGACGTCGTCGCGAAGAGCGCGCCGGATGGCTACACCTTCGGCCATGTGAACAATGCGGTGATCGCGGTGAACCCGCTGCTCTACCGCAACCTGCCCTTCGATTCCGCGCGGGACTTCGCGCCCATCGCGCTGGCCACCGTGGGCGGGCTGTTCTTCATGGTGCCGGCCGAACTCAATGTCCGCACCCTGCCGGAATTCGTGGCCCTCGCGCGCTCGCGCCCCGGGCAGCTCAATTTCGGCTCGGCCGGGCAAGGTTCGATCACGCAGCTCGCCTTCGAGCTCTTCGCCGCGCAATCCGGCACGCAGATCGAGGTGGTGCATTACCGCGGCAGCGCGCCCGCGCTGCAGGACATGCTGGGCGGGCGCGTGCAGTTCATGATCGACGGCATCAACCTCGCCAAGCCACAGGTGGATTCCGGGCGCGTGCGTGCCATCGCCTTCCTCGGCGGCACCGAGCGCCACCCACTGCTGCCCGATGTGCCGACGGCCGCCGAGCAGGGCATGCCCAACCTCGTGGTGCGCGGCTGGCAGGGCTTCGTCGGCCGCGCGGGCACGCCCGAGCCCATCCTGGAGGCGTTGCAGAACGCGATCCGCGATGCGGTGAACGACCCGGGCGTGCAGAACATCTTCAATGGCCAGGGCATCATCCCGCGCTACCAGGACCGTGCGACCATGGCGCGCCTGATCCGCGAGGAGACGGCGACCTGGCAGCCGATCATCCAGCGGCTTGGGCTGCGCCTGGACTAG
- the gloB gene encoding hydroxyacylglutathione hydrolase has translation MTLTVKPIPILDDNYAWFLRDEATGMTAVMDAAVVAPIADFVQAEGGRLDWLLITHHHGDHIAGIPELAQRFGAKVAGNANDAARLPPLDVVLKPGDSFALGESKATILDSPGHTRGHIAWSFAADHALFCGDTLFAVGCGRLLEGTAAEMFASLAAFAPLPDATRVYCGHEYTLSNIRYALTVEPDNLALMAYSVQAKAQRDAGQPTIPTTLGLERAVNPFVRAKDVAELAARRAGKDSFR, from the coding sequence ATGACCCTCACCGTGAAGCCCATTCCGATCCTGGACGACAATTACGCCTGGTTCCTGCGCGACGAGGCGACGGGGATGACGGCGGTGATGGACGCGGCCGTGGTGGCGCCCATCGCGGATTTCGTCCAGGCGGAAGGCGGCCGGCTCGACTGGCTGTTGATCACCCACCACCATGGCGACCACATCGCGGGCATCCCTGAGCTGGCGCAGCGCTTCGGCGCCAAGGTGGCGGGGAATGCGAATGACGCGGCACGGCTGCCGCCGCTGGATGTCGTGCTGAAGCCGGGCGACAGCTTCGCGCTGGGCGAGAGCAAGGCCACCATCCTGGACAGCCCGGGCCATACGCGCGGGCACATCGCCTGGAGCTTCGCGGCCGACCACGCCCTGTTCTGCGGGGACACGCTCTTCGCCGTCGGCTGCGGGCGGCTGCTGGAGGGCACGGCCGCCGAGATGTTCGCCTCGCTCGCCGCCTTCGCGCCGCTGCCGGATGCGACGCGCGTCTATTGCGGGCATGAATACACCCTCTCCAACATCCGCTACGCGCTGACGGTCGAGCCCGACAACCTCGCGCTCATGGCCTATTCCGTGCAGGCCAAGGCGCAGCGCGATGCGGGCCAGCCCACCATCCCCACCACCCTTGGCCTGGAGCGGGCGGTGAATCCCTTCGTCCGCGCCAAGGATGTGGCCGAACTCGCGGCGCGCCGCGCCGGAAAGGACAGCTTCCGATGA